In Onychostoma macrolepis isolate SWU-2019 chromosome 04, ASM1243209v1, whole genome shotgun sequence, one DNA window encodes the following:
- the LOC131538581 gene encoding uncharacterized protein LOC131538581 isoform X2 — MASKRLWCSVLGCNNEHSSHHDVPKSEPLKTQWLDFVFEGNMPPDQPKCIHVCANHFSPDCFINEGQYKAGFAKKLLLKKGSVPTLRVPASPPEEASTSEELAMVQHVACQKKTPQLCTVGTQLSIKTLRPHYKSTGTQTTMLYPDIGVGSSKPLLSTTPIKRPNKKSRLELEEEEEDPFGASSCMNVEEPMDSTYDPSDSVTTLTEPTDVTFESSKPAHKTATYIVYENCLLQLFEQCPVCHRVTKVRRTIFGTFLAVEQRCPQCDFFRKWNSQPIIQSTPAGNLQLSVAVYATGASFFKVKKIFRAMQLKMIHYTTFRIHARRYIEPAIVHSWKKAQDGMLQQLRQQQNIVLGGDMRADSPGHSAKFGSYYVMDLRTSSIIDLQLVQSNEVGGSNNMEKEGLRRSLDLLRAHGVTFDSIVTDRHPQIQKFLQEANITQYYDVWHIEKGVSKKLLRIAQGKDREKLQKWYRSIKNHIYWTAASSSSGQERVAKWTSILNHVQDMHTHDDPFFPRCLHPQRTTRGKSKWLRAGTPAFCRLEKVLRNKRILKDVEKLSPHHQTSSLEAFHSVILRFAPKNIVFSFLGMLCRFYLAALHFNENDGRPQATTAAGEPLFKTTWTTCWNLSLRKLLWTQPHIWTIS; from the exons gaatatgCCCCCCGATCAAcctaaatgcattcatgtttgcgcgaatcatttctcaccagactgctttataaacgAGGGTCAGTATAAAGcaggttttgctaagaagctgctcctgaaaaaaggaTCGGTACCAACTCTTCGTGTTCctgcttcacctccagaagaa gcAAGCACATCTGAAGAATTGGCCATGGTGCAACATGTGGCCTGCCAGAAGAAAACACCACAACTGTGCACAGTTGGCACTCAGCTGTCAATAAAAACTCTACGTCCGCACTACAAAAGCACAG GCACACAGACAACTATGTTATACCCAGATATTGGTGTTGGCTCCTCAAAACCACTGCTATCAACAACACCAATAAAGAGGCCAAATAAGAAATCTCGCTTGGAGctagaggaggaagaggaggaccCTTTTGGAGCCAGCTCATGTATGAATGTGGAAGAGCCTATGGATTCTACATATGATCCATCTGACTCTGTCACAACTTTGACTGAGCCAACAGATGTGAC ATTTGAATCTTCAAAGCCGGCTCATAAGACAGCAACGTACATTGTTTATGAAAACTGCCTGCTGCAGCTCTTTGAGCAGTGTCCTGTGTGTCATCGTGTTACCAAAGTGCGGAGAACAATATTTGGCACATTCCTCGCTGTGGAACAACGGTGCCCACAATGTGACTTCTTCAGAAAATGGAATAGTCAGCCAATTATACAAAGCACTCCTGCAGGGAACCTCCAGCTTTCTGTTGCAGTGTATGCCACTGGTGCCTCTTTTTTCAAAGTTAAAAAG ATATTCCGGGCAATGCAACTGAAAATGATCCACTACACCACCTTTCGAATTCATGCCCGGAGGTACATAGAGCCTGCAATTGTACATAGCTGGAAGAAAGCACAGGATGGCATGTTGCAGCAGCTCAGACAGCAGCAGAACATTGTCCTAGGCGGTGACATGAGGGCAGATTCACCAG GTCATTCAGCCAAGTTTGGCAGTTACTATGTGATGGACCTAAGGACCAGCAGTATTATTGATCTGCAACTAGTTCAG AGTAATGAAGTTGGAGGGAGCAACAACATGGAGAAAGAGGGACTGAGGAGGAGCCTTGATCTCTTGAGGGCACACGGTGTGACTTTTGACAGCATTGTTACAGACCGGCACCCTCAAATACAAAAATTCCTGCAGGAGGCCAACATCACGCAGTATTACGATGTATGGCACATAGAAAAAG GAGTCTCAAAGAAACTGCTGAGGATTGCTCAGGGCAAAGACAGAGAAAAACTGCAGAAGTGGTATCGCAGTATAAAAAACCACATATATTGGACAGCGGCTTCTTCTTCCTCAGGGCAAGAGCGAGTCGCAAAGTGGACTTCAATTCTTAATCATGTCCaagacatgcacacacatgaCGATCCCTTTTTCCCACGGTGTTTGCATCCGCAACGCACTACAAGGGGCAAGAGCAAGTGGTTGAGAGCTG GGACACCTGCCTTCTGTCGATTAGAGAAGGTCCTCAGAAACAAGAGGATTCTGAAGGATGTTGAGAAACTGAGCCCTCACCATCAGACCTCATCACTGGAGGCGTTCCACAGTGTAATTCTGCGTTTTGCACCCAAGAATattgtcttttcttttcttggaATGTTATGCAG ATTCTACCTGGCAGCCCTACATTTTAATGAGAATGATGGGCGTCCCCAAGCCACAACAGCAGCTGGGGAGCCACTATTTAAG acTACGTGGACAACCTGTTGGAACTTATCTTTGAGAAAGTTGTTGTGGACCCAACCCCATATATGGACGATATCCTGA
- the LOC131538581 gene encoding uncharacterized protein LOC131538581 isoform X1, whose translation MASKRLWCSVLGCNNEHSSHHDVPKSEPLKTQWLDFVFEGNMPPDQPKCIHVCANHFSPDCFINEGQYKAGFAKKLLLKKGSVPTLRVPASPPEEASTSEELAMVQHVACQKKTPQLCTVGTQLSIKTLRPHYKSTGTQTTMLYPDIGVGSSKPLLSTTPIKRPNKKSRLELEEEEEDPFGASSCMNVEEPMDSTYDPSDSVTTLTEPTDVTFESSKPAHKTATYIVYENCLLQLFEQCPVCHRVTKVRRTIFGTFLAVEQRCPQCDFFRKWNSQPIIQSTPAGNLQLSVAVYATGASFFKVKKIFRAMQLKMIHYTTFRIHARRYIEPAIVHSWKKAQDGMLQQLRQQQNIVLGGDMRADSPGHSAKFGSYYVMDLRTSSIIDLQLVQSNEVGGSNNMEKEGLRRSLDLLRAHGVTFDSIVTDRHPQIQKFLQEANITQYYDVWHIEKGVSKKLLRIAQGKDREKLQKWYRSIKNHIYWTAASSSSGQERVAKWTSILNHVQDMHTHDDPFFPRCLHPQRTTRGKSKWLRAGTPAFCRLEKVLRNKRILKDVEKLSPHHQTSSLEAFHSVILRFAPKNIVFSFLGMLCRFYLAALHFNENDGRPQATTAAGEPLFKVVFPKYKKGQCSAKPVKAEPTFHYVDNLLELIFEKVVVDPTPYMDDILKISIPEDLTSQFEKPDKLEVIDSYVTRFNQGQL comes from the exons gaatatgCCCCCCGATCAAcctaaatgcattcatgtttgcgcgaatcatttctcaccagactgctttataaacgAGGGTCAGTATAAAGcaggttttgctaagaagctgctcctgaaaaaaggaTCGGTACCAACTCTTCGTGTTCctgcttcacctccagaagaa gcAAGCACATCTGAAGAATTGGCCATGGTGCAACATGTGGCCTGCCAGAAGAAAACACCACAACTGTGCACAGTTGGCACTCAGCTGTCAATAAAAACTCTACGTCCGCACTACAAAAGCACAG GCACACAGACAACTATGTTATACCCAGATATTGGTGTTGGCTCCTCAAAACCACTGCTATCAACAACACCAATAAAGAGGCCAAATAAGAAATCTCGCTTGGAGctagaggaggaagaggaggaccCTTTTGGAGCCAGCTCATGTATGAATGTGGAAGAGCCTATGGATTCTACATATGATCCATCTGACTCTGTCACAACTTTGACTGAGCCAACAGATGTGAC ATTTGAATCTTCAAAGCCGGCTCATAAGACAGCAACGTACATTGTTTATGAAAACTGCCTGCTGCAGCTCTTTGAGCAGTGTCCTGTGTGTCATCGTGTTACCAAAGTGCGGAGAACAATATTTGGCACATTCCTCGCTGTGGAACAACGGTGCCCACAATGTGACTTCTTCAGAAAATGGAATAGTCAGCCAATTATACAAAGCACTCCTGCAGGGAACCTCCAGCTTTCTGTTGCAGTGTATGCCACTGGTGCCTCTTTTTTCAAAGTTAAAAAG ATATTCCGGGCAATGCAACTGAAAATGATCCACTACACCACCTTTCGAATTCATGCCCGGAGGTACATAGAGCCTGCAATTGTACATAGCTGGAAGAAAGCACAGGATGGCATGTTGCAGCAGCTCAGACAGCAGCAGAACATTGTCCTAGGCGGTGACATGAGGGCAGATTCACCAG GTCATTCAGCCAAGTTTGGCAGTTACTATGTGATGGACCTAAGGACCAGCAGTATTATTGATCTGCAACTAGTTCAG AGTAATGAAGTTGGAGGGAGCAACAACATGGAGAAAGAGGGACTGAGGAGGAGCCTTGATCTCTTGAGGGCACACGGTGTGACTTTTGACAGCATTGTTACAGACCGGCACCCTCAAATACAAAAATTCCTGCAGGAGGCCAACATCACGCAGTATTACGATGTATGGCACATAGAAAAAG GAGTCTCAAAGAAACTGCTGAGGATTGCTCAGGGCAAAGACAGAGAAAAACTGCAGAAGTGGTATCGCAGTATAAAAAACCACATATATTGGACAGCGGCTTCTTCTTCCTCAGGGCAAGAGCGAGTCGCAAAGTGGACTTCAATTCTTAATCATGTCCaagacatgcacacacatgaCGATCCCTTTTTCCCACGGTGTTTGCATCCGCAACGCACTACAAGGGGCAAGAGCAAGTGGTTGAGAGCTG GGACACCTGCCTTCTGTCGATTAGAGAAGGTCCTCAGAAACAAGAGGATTCTGAAGGATGTTGAGAAACTGAGCCCTCACCATCAGACCTCATCACTGGAGGCGTTCCACAGTGTAATTCTGCGTTTTGCACCCAAGAATattgtcttttcttttcttggaATGTTATGCAG ATTCTACCTGGCAGCCCTACATTTTAATGAGAATGATGGGCGTCCCCAAGCCACAACAGCAGCTGGGGAGCCACTATTTAAGGTGGTTTTTCCAAAATACAAGAAAGGACAATGCTCTGCAAAGCCAGTGAAAGCAGAACCAACCTTCC acTACGTGGACAACCTGTTGGAACTTATCTTTGAGAAAGTTGTTGTGGACCCAACCCCATATATGGACGATATCCTGAAGATCTCCATACCTGAGGATCTCACATCCCAGTTTGAGAAACCAGACAAACTGGAAGTGATAGACAGCTACGTGACTAGGTTCAATCAAGGGCAACTCTGA